A window from Corynebacterium accolens encodes these proteins:
- the ftsY gene encoding signal recognition particle-docking protein FtsY has protein sequence MNSLWLWIGIAVVVIVLIVVFIAIGKKRGESKKVSFEKPKEEPKQLTQEQKSGNYQAKSGFNFAPAGSKEPEKVAQEKPQQTQPQQAKQPQQPESSEQSEPSATDIANAQLNGEEPPAAKRPEPAKDKNAAPDKAAKEEEPQRQESASDEQSKKSAEPEQPAADGDGDKAKAESDPATTPEPEPKPAADKPEGKGAAGTAAAAGAAAGGVGAAAAASGDRQESAADEAKDHSDKPDSAQASAPASAKAEAKDKEVEDSEHSAPAAAEKPAAESANDYHRGEPDHEEKDPEDVVSVEAAEVEDESPVFDEVVDDKDADHIEERVDNHEEAEEAAAAADAQTDAAEAAKEQTPVPEGEPAAAAQPTEDIAPAGGRLGRLRGRLSRSQNAIGQGLMGILSAGDLDEDAWEEIEDTLIMADLGTKSTMKVTDSLRDKIAERGVSSEEEARAMLRECLIEACHPEMDRSIRAMPNDGKPAIVMVVGVNGTGKTTTTGKLARVLVSMDHSVLLGAADTFRAAAADQLETWGRRVGAETVRGKEGADPASVAFDAVATGVEQQVDVVLVDTAGRLHTSTDLMDQLGKVKRVVEKKTEVDEVLLVLDATVGQNGLAQARIFREVVDISGVVLTKLDGTAKGGIVFQVQEELGVPVKLVGLGEGADDLAPFEVEGFVDALLGEK, from the coding sequence ATGAATTCTTTATGGTTATGGATCGGCATAGCAGTCGTTGTCATTGTGCTGATTGTCGTCTTCATTGCAATCGGCAAAAAGCGCGGTGAATCCAAGAAGGTTTCTTTCGAAAAACCCAAGGAAGAGCCCAAACAGCTAACCCAGGAGCAAAAGTCCGGCAATTACCAGGCGAAGTCTGGCTTCAACTTTGCCCCAGCAGGCTCAAAAGAACCCGAAAAGGTAGCGCAGGAGAAGCCGCAGCAGACTCAACCGCAGCAGGCTAAGCAGCCGCAGCAGCCGGAATCTTCGGAGCAGTCAGAGCCCAGCGCCACCGATATCGCGAATGCCCAGCTCAACGGTGAAGAGCCGCCGGCGGCCAAGCGACCTGAACCGGCTAAGGATAAGAACGCTGCCCCCGATAAGGCGGCCAAGGAGGAAGAACCGCAGCGCCAAGAATCTGCATCTGACGAGCAGTCAAAGAAGTCCGCAGAACCTGAGCAACCTGCAGCGGACGGCGATGGCGATAAAGCTAAGGCCGAGTCCGATCCTGCCACCACTCCGGAACCGGAACCCAAGCCTGCGGCGGATAAGCCTGAAGGCAAAGGCGCTGCCGGTACTGCGGCTGCCGCTGGGGCCGCAGCTGGGGGAGTCGGCGCCGCTGCTGCAGCCTCTGGTGACCGCCAGGAATCCGCCGCAGATGAGGCAAAGGATCATTCTGACAAGCCGGATTCCGCGCAAGCTTCCGCACCTGCTTCCGCAAAGGCGGAAGCAAAGGATAAAGAAGTAGAGGACAGCGAGCACTCCGCCCCAGCCGCCGCCGAGAAACCTGCGGCAGAAAGTGCGAACGACTACCACCGCGGCGAGCCAGACCATGAAGAAAAAGACCCGGAAGACGTTGTATCCGTCGAGGCCGCCGAGGTAGAGGATGAATCCCCGGTCTTCGATGAGGTGGTAGATGATAAAGACGCAGACCACATCGAAGAACGCGTCGATAACCACGAGGAAGCAGAAGAAGCTGCGGCTGCAGCCGATGCACAAACGGATGCTGCGGAAGCAGCCAAGGAACAAACTCCGGTGCCAGAAGGCGAACCTGCTGCGGCGGCCCAGCCCACCGAGGACATCGCTCCGGCGGGAGGCCGCCTCGGCCGTCTGCGCGGGCGCCTCTCTCGTTCCCAGAACGCCATCGGCCAAGGCTTGATGGGAATTCTTTCCGCCGGCGATCTGGACGAAGACGCCTGGGAGGAAATCGAAGATACCCTCATCATGGCGGATCTGGGCACCAAGTCCACGATGAAGGTCACCGATTCCTTGCGCGACAAGATTGCTGAGCGTGGCGTGTCGAGCGAGGAAGAGGCCCGCGCCATGCTGCGTGAATGCCTCATCGAGGCGTGCCACCCAGAAATGGATCGCTCCATTCGCGCGATGCCCAATGACGGAAAGCCCGCCATTGTCATGGTCGTAGGCGTCAACGGCACCGGTAAGACCACCACCACCGGTAAGCTCGCCCGCGTTCTCGTATCGATGGATCACAGCGTCCTGTTGGGTGCGGCAGATACCTTCCGTGCTGCGGCTGCAGACCAGCTAGAAACGTGGGGACGCCGCGTGGGCGCCGAAACCGTGCGTGGCAAGGAAGGCGCAGACCCAGCCTCCGTGGCCTTTGATGCCGTGGCCACCGGTGTGGAACAGCAGGTCGATGTCGTCTTGGTCGATACGGCCGGCCGCCTGCACACCTCGACTGACCTGATGGATCAGCTGGGCAAGGTCAAGCGCGTCGTAGAAAAGAAGACCGAGGTTGATGAGGTCCTCTTGGTCCTCGATGCCACGGTGGGCCAAAACGGCCTGGCACAGGCTCGCATTTTCCGCGAGGTCGTGGATATTTCCGGCGTGGTGCTCACCAAGTTGGATGGCACGGCGAAGGGCGGCATCGTCTTCCAAGTGCAAGAGGAGTTGGGCGTTCCAGTCAAGCTTGTGGGCTTGGGCGAGGGTGCCGATGACCTTGCGCCATTCGAAGTCGAAGGATTCGTCGATGCCTTGCTAGGTGAGAAATAG
- a CDS encoding sodium:proton antiporter — MILALTIAILFGGAVYLIQQRGLVRIVLGMMAFGHGANLTLLATGVYSYRGEAFPSEVPHDQMADPLPQAFVLTAVVISMATSTILLTMAAMGKNDDTDVVEPVDDNTIDHAFSTLGRDAQNRAILEESANELDRIGRVDHDTPVAERGVNRKKEDEK, encoded by the coding sequence ATGATTCTCGCGTTAACTATCGCCATCCTCTTCGGGGGCGCCGTCTACCTCATTCAACAACGCGGCCTGGTCCGCATTGTGTTGGGCATGATGGCATTCGGCCACGGTGCCAACCTGACCTTGTTGGCCACTGGTGTGTACTCCTACCGAGGCGAAGCATTTCCCTCAGAGGTACCCCACGATCAGATGGCCGACCCGCTACCGCAGGCATTCGTGCTGACGGCCGTTGTTATCTCCATGGCAACCTCGACCATCCTGTTGACCATGGCTGCGATGGGCAAAAACGATGACACCGATGTTGTGGAACCCGTCGATGACAACACCATTGACCACGCATTTTCTACCTTGGGCCGCGATGCTCAGAACCGCGCGATTTTGGAAGAGTCCGCGAATGAGCTCGATCGCATTGGCCGGGTAGACCACGACACCCCCGTGGCTGAGCGCGGGGTAAATAGGAAGAAGGAGGATGAAAAATAA
- a CDS encoding DUF4040 family protein: protein MTLLFAVLLAALAVILAPVTVKVMDRQAGYPLAVLFLIAAVLIAKDFSAIAAGQELSFQATWVRDFIAPGVDVSFALRGDALSIFFAMLALVIGAVVLTYSAAYLPKNEGNTSFYTLMTAFTLSILLLVLANDVVVLFLAWELVSLASFMLIARSGSGGEAGSQRTLILTFIGGLTLLTALGIAAVTTGSTTISEILASSVWDERPGVTASVAVLIAASAFTKSAQFPFHFWLPEAMAAATPVSAFLHAAAVVKAGIYLLIRFSTVFYDVAVWNWVLIVVGMGTAVXSAXFAXQKTDLKKLTAYSTVSHLGWIVATIGVGTPFAIGAALVHTLAHALFKSSLFMLIGVIDHEAGSRDIRRLGPLWNKMPWTFGSVVIGAASMAAVPPLLGFVSKEGMLTAFEDAPIGGAGQAILLAVAGIGAFFTFTYSAKIVFGAFFDGPRSMDDVHEAPVALWLPAALPGFMSLPLVFVLGIFDEPLEHAVGAVGMETHSHLAVWHGINVPFIISILVLVAGIAGLFARKKMWPAFEGRNFMPRSGNELLQSLQDGCAKLGQVLGKMSDSHNPSRHILPIVIVIIVLAGTTLFGEGVDGVPLQPRVDGLDNPWDLLPLGIIALSVFGLVRTKNRLTGAVMIGIAGTGVTLQMFLLGAPDVALTQFMVEALSVVVMMMVLRYLPETFQPVTDKSRRVGSIVIAVLAGIAAFLGVWGLMGRHERSDLALWYLDEAPDITGGDNVVATIIVEFRALDTLGELSVLGMAAVVIAAITTTLPRFPFSSGTRPAPFGQSQLNSVPLRKGINIVIPLLIIMSVIVFFRGHNASGGGFPAALIMGAAIGLTYLSRGSDEIVFGRMTPVHLTGIGIITALLAGFIGYWHDGFGNGGFLTALHGEAFGQHWTTSLIFDLGIYLAVLGMLTMAINALGGYLRPGTERDFLPWIHDDDSALPATPRIAVEDADDPYPDPINPSTDPLALLSPKEAKTKQRRRSNANRGGEK from the coding sequence GTGACGCTACTTTTTGCTGTCCTCCTCGCAGCATTGGCAGTGATCTTGGCACCGGTGACCGTAAAGGTCATGGACCGACAGGCGGGCTATCCATTAGCCGTCCTCTTTCTCATCGCAGCGGTGCTCATTGCTAAGGATTTTTCTGCCATTGCAGCGGGGCAGGAACTCAGTTTCCAAGCCACCTGGGTACGCGATTTTATTGCACCGGGGGTTGATGTAAGTTTCGCTCTGCGTGGAGATGCATTGAGCATCTTCTTCGCCATGTTGGCTCTTGTCATTGGCGCTGTCGTGCTGACGTACTCGGCAGCGTATCTCCCGAAAAATGAGGGAAATACGAGCTTTTATACATTGATGACGGCGTTCACGCTGTCCATCTTGTTGCTGGTTCTGGCCAATGACGTTGTTGTCCTATTCCTCGCCTGGGAGCTTGTCTCCTTGGCTTCCTTCATGCTCATTGCGCGTTCTGGCTCCGGGGGAGAGGCAGGTTCGCAGCGCACCTTAATCCTGACCTTTATCGGTGGCCTTACGCTATTGACGGCATTGGGCATCGCCGCAGTGACCACCGGTTCGACCACCATTTCTGAGATCCTCGCATCCTCGGTATGGGATGAGCGCCCCGGCGTGACCGCGAGCGTTGCCGTGCTTATCGCGGCTTCTGCTTTTACCAAGTCCGCTCAATTCCCATTCCACTTCTGGCTGCCAGAAGCCATGGCCGCCGCTACGCCTGTCTCGGCGTTCCTGCACGCCGCGGCCGTGGTCAAGGCGGGTATTTACCTGCTCATTCGCTTCTCCACGGTCTTCTACGATGTCGCGGTGTGGAACTGGGTGCTCATCGTCGTCGGTATGGGCACGGCGGTTWTGTCCGCGGKATTCGCGGKGCAAAARACGGACCTGAAGAAGCTGACCGCATATTCCACCGTGTCTCACCTGGGTTGGATTGTGGCCACCATCGGTGTCGGTACCCCGTTCGCTATTGGGGCAGCACTGGTGCACACCTTGGCCCACGCGCTCTTTAAGTCCTCGCTGTTCATGCTCATCGGCGTCATTGACCATGAAGCGGGTTCGCGCGATATCCGTCGCCTTGGCCCGCTGTGGAATAAGATGCCGTGGACGTTTGGCTCTGTCGTCATCGGCGCCGCCTCCATGGCTGCGGTTCCTCCGCTGCTGGGCTTCGTGTCCAAGGAAGGAATGCTCACCGCCTTTGAGGACGCCCCCATTGGCGGCGCAGGGCAAGCAATCTTGCTTGCCGTGGCAGGTATCGGTGCCTTCTTTACCTTCACCTACTCGGCGAAGATCGTCTTCGGTGCATTCTTCGATGGGCCGCGCTCTATGGACGATGTCCACGAAGCCCCAGTTGCCCTGTGGCTTCCCGCGGCGCTGCCGGGCTTTATGTCCCTGCCGCTCGTCTTCGTCTTGGGTATTTTCGATGAGCCTTTGGAGCATGCCGTTGGCGCCGTGGGCATGGAAACGCATTCTCACCTTGCGGTATGGCATGGAATCAACGTTCCATTCATCATTTCGATTCTCGTGCTGGTGGCCGGTATTGCCGGTCTCTTTGCCCGCAAGAAGATGTGGCCGGCCTTCGAGGGACGCAACTTCATGCCGCGCAGCGGCAACGAGCTCCTGCAAAGCCTGCAAGATGGCTGCGCCAAGCTCGGCCAGGTATTGGGCAAGATGTCCGATTCCCACAACCCGTCCCGTCACATCCTGCCGATCGTCATTGTGATTATCGTCCTGGCGGGGACTACCTTGTTTGGCGAGGGGGTCGACGGCGTACCGCTGCAACCGCGCGTCGATGGTCTCGATAACCCGTGGGACCTGCTGCCGTTGGGTATCATTGCCTTGTCCGTATTCGGGCTGGTACGCACCAAGAACCGCCTAACCGGCGCCGTCATGATCGGCATCGCAGGTACGGGCGTTACCTTGCAAATGTTCCTCTTGGGCGCACCGGACGTCGCGCTGACCCAGTTCATGGTGGAAGCCCTGTCCGTGGTCGTCATGATGATGGTGCTGCGTTACCTGCCGGAGACCTTCCAGCCGGTTACTGATAAATCCCGCAGGGTAGGCTCCATCGTTATCGCCGTATTGGCCGGTATCGCTGCCTTCCTCGGCGTCTGGGGCCTGATGGGCCGCCACGAACGCTCGGACTTGGCGCTGTGGTACCTCGACGAGGCACCGGATATCACGGGTGGCGATAACGTCGTGGCCACCATCATCGTGGAATTCCGTGCACTCGATACCTTGGGCGAGCTGTCCGTGCTGGGCATGGCCGCCGTCGTTATTGCAGCCATTACTACGACGCTGCCGCGCTTCCCGTTCAGCTCGGGTACGCGCCCAGCGCCTTTCGGTCAGTCGCAGCTGAACTCCGTGCCGCTGCGCAAGGGAATCAATATTGTCATTCCTTTGCTCATCATCATGTCCGTCATCGTCTTCTTCCGCGGGCACAATGCCTCCGGCGGCGGATTCCCCGCGGCGCTGATTATGGGTGCGGCCATTGGCCTGACCTATCTGTCCCGCGGTTCCGATGAAATCGTCTTTGGCCGGATGACCCCAGTGCATCTGACCGGCATCGGCATCATTACGGCGCTATTGGCAGGCTTTATTGGTTACTGGCACGACGGCTTTGGCAATGGTGGTTTCCTCACTGCCTTGCACGGCGAAGCCTTTGGCCAGCACTGGACGACGTCCCTCATCTTCGACCTCGGTATTTACCTGGCCGTGTTGGGCATGCTCACGATGGCCATCAACGCCTTGGGCGGCTACCTCAGGCCAGGTACTGAGCGGGACTTCCTGCCGTGGATTCATGATGATGACTCGGCCCTGCCGGCCACGCCGCGCATCGCCGTTGAGGATGCGGACGATCCGTATCCAGACCCAATCAACCCGTCGACGGATCCGCTCGCTTTGCTCAGCCCCAAAGAGGCAAAGACAAAGCAACGTCGCCGTTCTAACGCCAACCGAGGAGGGGAGAAGTAA